The Sporosarcina sp. Marseille-Q4943 genome includes the window GAGAACAGGGATAACGACAAGTATTCCGCTTCAAAACAATGCGGGCTATAATCCGACATTGTTCTTGGGCGATTTTACAGGGAATGGCGTAGATGAGATATTAATTGGCATGGCTACAGGTGGCAGTGGTGGGATCATCAACTATTACATTGTTTCCTTTGCCGGAAATCAAGCAAAACTACTGTTTGATTCTGATGTTTATAATAATCATTTCCAATATGACGTCACGTATCAAGACAATTATAAGGTTGAAGTTGTCAGCAGACCGAATAATGAGAGATATATTATCGATATATCTCTTAGAGGACCAGATTATTTAAATGAAATATACGATAGGAATGGCAAGCTGAAAAGCCCAATCACAGGTTTTGTGGATCCTTTGAGCGGCTTATATCCGGTGGATTTTGATGCCAATGGAGTCTACGAGCTGCTAGCTTATCAAAAAATATCCGGAAGATATCATGCGGACGGCTTAGGTTATATACTCAATACATTTAGCTGGAAAAACAATGGATTTGTATTGCAGGAACAGTATTTAGCTATTTATGGCGCACTGGTGTAGTGTTCGCAAGAGACTTTTTCCACAATACCATATATACACCAAAGCAACACATTAGAATGATCACCGTGAGGGCTTACAAAAATTAATTCAAGAGCCTATCATAAAAATAACAGGTATATATTTGTTTACAACGAATAAATTAAAGAGGACCACCTAATGCTACCAACATTAGGCGGTCTGTAATAAGTAATAGCAGGATCCCTACGAGGGGGATCAGCCCGGGTATTAAAATAATCCATCCTATGCGAGCTAGACACTCAAGGATGGATTATTTTTATGTTGATAAATTTTTCCCATAGGAACCCTTTCTCTGTGAAGAGTAAATTACATAAATTCGTACCAATACAAATAAGAGAGAGCACAACCTAACCAAGAGATGAAGCCAAAAACCGCGACTATCTTATTTTCAGACCATCCGTATTTATAACGAAAATGATAATGGATCGGTGCCGTCTTAAACAATCTTTTTCTAGTCCATTTATAGATGCGAACTTGAATAATCACTGAAAATGCTTCCGCGAAATAAATAATAAAGAGGAAAGGTACGAGAATTTCTACATGTTCAATTACTGAAAAGAAAGCCAGTATTCCTCCTAATGCTAAAGATCCCGTATCACCCATAAATCCCTTTGCCGGATAAAGATTAAATAGTAAAAATCCAAGAAGACATCCTATAAGGGCTATGGAGATAATTTTAACCTCAATATAGCTACTGGTTAGGAAAAAGAAAGTCAAGGTCGGAATAGATACATTCGCCAAAAGTCCATCCATTCCATCCGTAAAGTTCACGGCATTAGCTGAGCCCACAATAAACAGTGATACTATTGGTAAGTACAATGCCAAGGATAATAAGAAAGAAAAATCTTTTGTAATAATAATCACAGAGTTAAAATTAAAATAAGTAACTAATAAATATAAGATAATAAAAGTAAACACAAATTGAAAAAACAACTTAGATTTACCTGAAATTCCTTCAGGGTCTTTTCTCACGGCCTTCCAAAAGTCATCTACAAAACCAACAAACCCAAATAATAGAAAAACGGTACCTAATAATAGCGATAAACTGCTGGTTTGATAATATAATGCGACCAGTATACCTATATAAAATACGATTCCTACCGCCAATGGAGTTCCTTTTTTTTGCTGTTGATCCGATGGTAATTCCCTCCTGATAGGCTGTGTAAATTTAAAACGTTTAAATAGGAAAATGACTATAGGGGTAATAAGGGCGACAAGTAAAAATGAGATAATCCCAACGTATAACTCATGATACATTTATCATCAGCTCCAGCCCATTATTGTAATATAGCAGCATAGTTAAATATGGATATATTAATAAATAACACCATTGTGTGTTTTGAACCAATCGAAAAATGCAGTTTATCCATTGCTTAGAAGTAAATTACTTCATCCTACAACCTTTTCGAAACTATTTATCATTCATTATTCCTTAACTCAATGAACCCCCTTCCCATCTTCCAGGAGGCTTGTACCTCCCTGCGTTAAAAACGATGGTGCGTGCATTCACCCTCGACGTATACCGACAAACAGGATAATAACTACACCCGAAAAACTACGCATACTTCCTGTCTTCAAAGTCATTTGCCTATTACGCTTCGGCCAAACAGTTTTCAAAAGTGAGGCAACCTGCTTGGACATATGTTTTTCATGGCTAGTAGCAAATACTTCAATCTATCTTTTAACTTTTAAAAGAGTACCATACAACACAAAAATCACCTTTATTTTGGAGATACTCAACTAAACCATTCGTACCGTAAATCTATATGCTAGAATATAGAAATTTACTACTCAAAGGAGAAAATCATATGCCTATCTACAATAAACTTGTGCGTGACTTACTTACACAGAACTGGCGGAGCTTCTCAA containing:
- a CDS encoding VCBS repeat-containing protein, producing the protein MNNSRVSAGTGQPGIVAFVSGDVTGDNVMDQVYLTGTKTSDSPYIQNITLLVRDGRTGITTSIPLQNNAGYNPTLFLGDFTGNGVDEILIGMATGGSGGIINYYIVSFAGNQAKLLFDSDVYNNHFQYDVTYQDNYKVEVVSRPNNERYIIDISLRGPDYLNEIYDRNGKLKSPITGFVDPLSGLYPVDFDANGVYELLAYQKISGRYHADGLGYILNTFSWKNNGFVLQEQYLAIYGALV
- the mraY gene encoding phospho-N-acetylmuramoyl-pentapeptide-transferase encodes the protein MYHELYVGIISFLLVALITPIVIFLFKRFKFTQPIRRELPSDQQQKKGTPLAVGIVFYIGILVALYYQTSSLSLLLGTVFLLFGFVGFVDDFWKAVRKDPEGISGKSKLFFQFVFTFIILYLLVTYFNFNSVIIITKDFSFLLSLALYLPIVSLFIVGSANAVNFTDGMDGLLANVSIPTLTFFFLTSSYIEVKIISIALIGCLLGFLLFNLYPAKGFMGDTGSLALGGILAFFSVIEHVEILVPFLFIIYFAEAFSVIIQVRIYKWTRKRLFKTAPIHYHFRYKYGWSENKIVAVFGFISWLGCALSYLYWYEFM